Proteins from a genomic interval of Pseudoalteromonas sp. MEBiC 03607:
- a CDS encoding heme lyase CcmF/NrfE family subunit: MIPELGYFSLTLAMVLSVLLCIFPLWGAHTGNLRLMRAAPSLAIGQFVFVLLSFAALIYASLTDDFTVSYVAYHSSSTLPWYYKITSTWGGHEGAILLWLVMQAGWTAVVAMRSQSLPWVLRARVLGVLGFLGVGFMLYTLLMSSPFERLLPYFPVEGRDLNPLLQDPGMIIHPPLLYMGYVGLSVSFSFAIAALLTGKLDNTWAKWSRPWTMTAWGFLTLGITIGSWWAYSELGWGGWWFWDPVENASLMPWLVATALLHSLSTTEKRGVFKSWTVLLAIAAFSLSLLGTFIVRSGIIVSVHAFASDPNRGMFILAFLAIVVGGGLSLYALRVSQVKSEGRYKFASREVALWLNNIFLVVATLIVLLGTLLPMIHKELGLGSISIGEPFFNKMFAILLVPFAILMGIGPLLRWKQNKWSMLQNKLLLSAVVSVVVTGAWLYSSYDVITPITFIATALAVWIFVTTLIDLAAKVTIHKTIGEGFKRLGLSYWAMVLGHIGLAFVIAGVTLTSAYSVERDVSMKPGDTVALNEYQYRFDGVKSIRGANYSGHAGVVTVLKNDKQVTVLHAEKRRYDIGMQFMTEAAVDAGFTRDLYLALGEQLSQGAWSLRIYHKPYVRWMWLGGILISLAGFLVLGDKRYRQKSTKQEASA, translated from the coding sequence ATGATCCCAGAACTCGGTTATTTTTCTTTAACACTGGCCATGGTGCTCAGTGTTCTACTGTGTATTTTTCCTTTGTGGGGCGCGCATACCGGCAATTTAAGGTTAATGCGTGCAGCCCCATCACTGGCAATTGGTCAGTTCGTATTCGTACTTTTATCTTTTGCAGCACTTATTTATGCCAGTTTAACCGACGACTTTACCGTTTCGTATGTTGCTTATCACTCAAGTAGCACCTTACCTTGGTACTACAAAATAACCTCAACATGGGGTGGCCATGAAGGAGCTATTTTACTTTGGTTAGTGATGCAAGCAGGTTGGACAGCGGTTGTTGCTATGCGTTCACAATCATTACCTTGGGTATTACGTGCTCGTGTACTGGGCGTGCTAGGCTTTTTAGGTGTTGGCTTTATGCTGTACACCTTGTTAATGTCGAGTCCATTTGAGCGCTTATTACCGTATTTCCCTGTTGAAGGTCGCGATTTAAACCCATTACTGCAAGACCCAGGTATGATCATTCACCCGCCATTGCTCTATATGGGCTATGTTGGGTTATCTGTGTCGTTCTCATTCGCCATTGCGGCGTTACTTACAGGCAAACTCGATAATACTTGGGCAAAGTGGTCTCGTCCTTGGACAATGACTGCATGGGGCTTTTTAACACTCGGTATTACCATTGGTAGTTGGTGGGCATACTCAGAACTCGGCTGGGGTGGCTGGTGGTTCTGGGATCCCGTTGAAAACGCATCACTAATGCCTTGGCTTGTGGCAACCGCGTTGTTGCACTCATTATCAACCACAGAAAAACGTGGTGTATTTAAGTCTTGGACCGTATTACTAGCTATAGCAGCATTCTCGTTAAGCTTACTGGGTACCTTTATTGTTCGTTCGGGCATTATTGTATCTGTGCATGCTTTTGCGTCAGACCCTAATCGCGGCATGTTTATTTTAGCTTTCTTGGCCATTGTTGTTGGCGGTGGTTTATCGCTTTATGCACTGCGTGTTTCGCAGGTTAAAAGTGAGGGGCGCTATAAGTTTGCTTCACGTGAAGTAGCGCTTTGGTTAAATAATATTTTCTTAGTTGTGGCAACACTGATTGTTTTACTGGGCACTTTATTGCCAATGATCCACAAAGAACTTGGCTTAGGCAGCATCTCGATAGGTGAACCATTCTTCAATAAGATGTTTGCTATTTTACTCGTGCCATTTGCTATCTTAATGGGGATAGGTCCGCTGTTACGCTGGAAGCAAAACAAGTGGTCAATGCTACAGAACAAGCTGTTATTATCGGCTGTGGTCAGTGTGGTTGTTACCGGTGCATGGTTATATTCAAGCTACGACGTAATTACGCCAATTACCTTTATTGCAACCGCATTAGCAGTATGGATTTTTGTTACTACACTGATAGATTTAGCTGCAAAAGTAACTATTCATAAAACCATAGGTGAAGGCTTTAAGCGATTAGGTCTAAGCTATTGGGCAATGGTTTTAGGTCATATTGGTTTAGCGTTTGTAATTGCAGGTGTCACGTTAACCTCTGCTTACTCGGTTGAGCGTGATGTATCAATGAAACCGGGTGACACAGTGGCTTTAAATGAATACCAGTATCGCTTTGACGGTGTTAAGTCTATTCGCGGGGCTAACTACAGTGGCCATGCTGGGGTTGTCACCGTGCTGAAAAACGATAAACAAGTGACGGTTTTACATGCTGAAAAACGCCGTTATGACATTGGCATGCAGTTTATGACAGAAGCAGCTGTTGATGCAGGCTTCACCCGTGACTTGTATCTAGCGCTAGGTGAGCAATTAAGCCAAGGTGCGTGGTCGTTACGTATTTACCATAAACCGTATGTTCGTTGGATGTGGCTCGGTGGCATCTTGATTTCACTGGCAGGCTTTTTAGTGCTTGGTGATAAACGCTATCGCCAGAAATCGACTAAGCAGGAGGCTTCAGCATGA
- the ccmE gene encoding cytochrome c maturation protein CcmE — MNPRRKKRLLAVVAIIFGVGATIGLVLYALQENINLFYTPSELVDGKGPNKEKPHIGQKLRIGGMVVPGSVVRDESSLKVSFKLIDTGPMVTINYQGILPDLFREGQGIVAQGVLVKANEIDAFEVLAKHDEEYMPAEVAEAVKGIKHEKPTYNLDNGN; from the coding sequence ATGAATCCAAGACGTAAAAAGCGTTTATTAGCGGTTGTAGCCATTATTTTTGGTGTGGGTGCAACGATTGGTTTAGTGCTGTATGCACTGCAAGAAAACATTAATTTATTCTATACACCAAGTGAATTGGTTGATGGAAAAGGGCCTAATAAAGAAAAACCGCATATTGGGCAAAAACTACGTATCGGCGGCATGGTTGTGCCAGGCTCAGTTGTCCGTGACGAATCAAGCTTAAAGGTAAGCTTTAAGTTAATCGATACGGGCCCTATGGTGACAATTAATTATCAAGGAATTTTGCCGGACTTATTCCGTGAAGGCCAAGGGATTGTGGCACAGGGCGTGTTAGTGAAAGCGAATGAAATTGATGCCTTTGAGGTACTTGCAAAGCATGATGAAGAATACATGCCAGCAGAAGTTGCTGAAGCTGTGAAGGGTATCAAACACGAAAAACCGACCTATAACTTAGATAACGGCAATTAA
- a CDS encoding cytochrome c-type biogenesis protein, with the protein MRFVILLASLLIAFSAIAEQDKYQFDDKEQATRFSELTKELRCPKCQNQNIADSDAVVAKDLRDKVLALVKEGKTKDEVIDYMIDRYGYFVHYDPPVTPATLVLWVLPVLIVVLGFGFIVLRQRKASVKQTWTEQDEKLLAKLIEQNQRQEQS; encoded by the coding sequence ATGAGATTCGTTATTCTTCTAGCAAGCTTGCTGATCGCCTTTAGTGCAATTGCAGAGCAAGACAAGTACCAGTTCGATGACAAAGAGCAAGCTACGCGTTTTAGTGAATTAACTAAAGAGTTACGCTGCCCTAAATGTCAAAATCAGAATATTGCCGACTCAGACGCCGTTGTTGCCAAAGACTTGCGCGATAAAGTATTAGCCTTAGTAAAAGAAGGCAAAACAAAAGACGAAGTGATTGACTATATGATTGACCGCTATGGTTACTTCGTTCATTACGATCCGCCTGTCACTCCAGCAACACTTGTGCTTTGGGTATTACCAGTGCTCATTGTGGTGCTTGGCTTTGGCTTTATTGTATTGCGTCAGCGTAAAGCATCAGTGAAGCAAACATGGACTGAGCAAGACGAGAAATTACTTGCAAAACTAATTGAACAAAATCAACGTCAGGAGCAAAGCTAA
- a CDS encoding helix-hairpin-helix domain-containing protein — MKLLSSLLLASSLALLPATAALAAKPVDVADVKLQKVSLNKATLEQLTQLPGIGEAKAKAIIEYRKSQGNFKTVEQLKEVKGIGEKLYQKLKGQITL; from the coding sequence ATGAAATTATTATCAAGTCTATTGTTAGCTTCAAGCCTTGCGCTTTTGCCCGCCACAGCTGCACTTGCAGCGAAACCTGTTGATGTTGCAGATGTTAAGCTACAAAAAGTAAGTTTGAATAAAGCCACGTTAGAGCAGCTTACTCAATTACCAGGTATTGGTGAAGCAAAGGCCAAAGCAATTATTGAATATCGTAAGAGCCAAGGTAACTTTAAAACTGTCGAACAGCTAAAAGAGGTTAAGGGGATTGGTGAGAAACTCTACCAAAAATTAAAGGGACAAATTACGCTTTAA
- the ccmD gene encoding heme exporter protein CcmD: MQFDSFADFIAMGGYGFYVWLSFGSCALILLGILFSSLNDTKRIFSSVKQQAQREERIKKAKQEAGQ; the protein is encoded by the coding sequence ATGCAGTTTGATTCTTTTGCAGATTTTATTGCCATGGGTGGCTATGGCTTTTATGTTTGGCTGTCATTTGGCAGCTGTGCATTAATTTTACTTGGTATTTTATTTAGTTCGTTAAACGACACAAAACGTATTTTCTCTTCAGTAAAGCAGCAAGCACAACGTGAAGAGCGCATTAAGAAAGCGAAGCAAGAGGCAGGGCAATGA
- a CDS encoding DsbE family thiol:disulfide interchange protein, whose amino-acid sequence MNRKLLALAPLLVFVLLCVFLYQGLFANPRELQTGRIGQTMPTFNLPDLMDESKRWTDADLKGEVYLLNVWGTWCPTCLAELGYLTELREQGVKIIGLYYEQGYDPDFDGQFDINALREDVTSMLNRAGDPYQFNILDLKRTLALDLGVSGAPETFLVDKQGTILLHHTGDINPRVWRAKFAPLMQELQQ is encoded by the coding sequence ATGAACCGCAAATTGTTAGCGCTAGCGCCATTATTGGTTTTCGTTTTGTTGTGTGTGTTTTTATATCAAGGCTTGTTTGCAAACCCGCGTGAGCTGCAAACAGGGCGTATTGGTCAGACTATGCCAACATTTAACCTACCTGATTTGATGGATGAGTCAAAGCGTTGGACTGATGCCGATCTCAAAGGCGAAGTATACCTGCTGAATGTGTGGGGCACATGGTGCCCGACCTGTTTAGCTGAGTTAGGTTATTTAACAGAGCTTAGAGAGCAGGGCGTTAAGATTATTGGCTTATACTACGAGCAAGGTTATGACCCTGACTTTGATGGCCAGTTTGATATTAATGCGTTACGTGAAGATGTAACCAGCATGCTAAATCGCGCTGGCGACCCTTATCAGTTCAATATTTTGGATTTAAAGCGTACATTAGCCCTCGACTTAGGGGTATCTGGTGCGCCTGAAACGTTTTTAGTTGATAAGCAGGGCACAATTTTGCTTCATCACACCGGTGATATTAATCCACGTGTTTGGCGTGCTAAATTTGCACCGTTAATGCAGGAATTACAGCAATGA
- the putP gene encoding sodium/proline symporter PutP yields MIISLALYFIVMLGIGLYAYKQSTDDVSGYMLGGRNLSPSVAALSAGASDMSGWLLMGLPGAMYLFGLSKVWIAIGLVLGAWANYFLVAPRLRVYTEKANDSITIPDYFANRFEDNKNILRVISAVVIIVFFTLYTSSGVVAGGKLFENSFNMSYEMGLYITTGVVVLYTLFGGFLAVSLTDFVQGCIMFISLLAVPIATYTMLDQPFMDTLANARYDLLLSSPKETEIHALNMMDWFAGGSTIAIISAMAWGLGYFGQPHIIVRFMSVRSVKDMPTMRRVGMSWMTLSAIGAVFTGLFGAAYMLENQMPIDDKETIFLVLSELIFHPLIAGFLLAAILAAIMSTISSQLLVCSSSLTEDFYKIYLNRSASQKELVLVGRISVILVALFAIYLAYDRDSSILDLVSNAWAGFGAAFGPLVLISLYWKRMNLQGAISGMVVGAATVLFWIYAPITIDGQALSAIIYEIVPGFILSTIAIVVVSLMTAEPKKEITDLFDEVESSL; encoded by the coding sequence ATGATAATTTCGTTAGCATTATACTTCATCGTAATGTTGGGAATAGGGCTATATGCCTATAAGCAATCAACAGATGATGTGTCAGGTTATATGCTAGGTGGACGTAACTTATCTCCAAGTGTTGCGGCGCTTTCAGCGGGTGCATCAGACATGAGTGGTTGGTTATTAATGGGCTTACCAGGTGCAATGTACTTATTTGGCCTAAGCAAGGTTTGGATTGCAATCGGTTTAGTGCTTGGTGCATGGGCTAACTACTTTTTAGTGGCACCTCGATTACGTGTTTACACCGAAAAAGCCAATGATTCGATAACTATCCCTGATTACTTTGCAAACCGTTTTGAAGATAATAAAAATATCTTACGTGTTATTTCTGCAGTCGTTATCATTGTATTCTTTACTCTATATACCTCATCAGGAGTTGTAGCGGGCGGCAAGCTGTTCGAAAATTCATTTAATATGAGTTATGAAATGGGCTTGTACATTACTACGGGTGTTGTTGTGCTTTACACCTTATTTGGTGGCTTTTTAGCAGTGAGCTTAACTGACTTCGTGCAAGGCTGTATCATGTTTATCTCGCTGTTAGCGGTGCCTATTGCAACCTACACTATGCTTGATCAACCATTTATGGATACGCTTGCAAATGCACGCTATGACTTATTATTAAGTTCTCCTAAAGAAACAGAAATACATGCACTTAACATGATGGACTGGTTCGCTGGTGGTTCAACAATTGCCATTATTTCTGCAATGGCATGGGGCTTAGGCTATTTTGGTCAGCCACATATTATTGTTCGTTTCATGTCAGTTCGCTCTGTTAAAGATATGCCAACGATGCGTCGTGTAGGTATGTCGTGGATGACGCTTTCAGCTATTGGTGCCGTATTTACAGGCTTATTTGGCGCAGCGTACATGCTCGAAAATCAAATGCCAATCGATGATAAAGAAACGATTTTCTTGGTGTTATCTGAGCTTATTTTCCATCCACTTATTGCGGGTTTCTTATTGGCTGCTATTTTAGCGGCAATCATGAGTACTATCTCGTCGCAACTATTAGTATGTTCAAGTTCACTAACAGAAGATTTCTATAAGATTTACTTAAATCGTAGCGCTTCACAAAAAGAGCTAGTGTTAGTGGGTCGTATCAGCGTTATTTTGGTTGCTTTATTTGCTATTTATCTTGCGTATGACCGTGACAGCTCAATCCTTGATTTAGTAAGTAATGCATGGGCTGGTTTTGGTGCTGCATTTGGTCCGCTTGTGCTAATTAGTTTGTACTGGAAGCGCATGAACTTACAAGGAGCAATCAGTGGCATGGTTGTTGGTGCAGCAACAGTGTTGTTTTGGATTTACGCGCCAATCACTATTGACGGCCAAGCTCTAAGTGCAATCATCTATGAGATTGTCCCTGGCTTTATTTTATCAACGATAGCGATTGTTGTTGTAAGCCTTATGACAGCCGAGCCGAAAAAGGAAATTACAGACTTATTTGATGAGGTTGAATCATCACTGTAA
- a CDS encoding HDOD domain-containing protein: MYFYAARQPILDKEKKLVGYELLFRDGVDNVFPDIDGDEATSRLIEGSQFNFGLEDLTDNKPAYINFTLETLQKGYPLLLGKDNVVVEILETIQPGKRLLALVKDLKERGYTLALDDYIHQPVWRHFYPYIDLIKIDFLTCTPESLQTVIEAIKPHPHIKLLAEKVETHEKYQLAIDMGFSYFQGFFFSKPEMVQSKTLPPSEMALAELLYETSSIDLNLKKITDVFERDVNLSYKLLRYSNSAAFKRRAEISTIKQALIVLGSEEIKRFLSLLFAAQVAADKPAELIRLSLTRARFAELLAISHGQLRDTGMAFLTGMMSLMDAILDEDMPSVMGKLPLTNEIKGALLHDEGLLATYLRLVKFYEQADWESAKEIQQQLGLKPEEVPDAYHDALNWSNEQMSVFGD, encoded by the coding sequence ATGTATTTTTACGCTGCGCGCCAACCGATTTTAGATAAGGAAAAGAAACTAGTCGGCTACGAACTCCTCTTTAGGGATGGAGTAGATAATGTGTTTCCAGATATTGATGGCGATGAAGCAACGTCACGGCTCATTGAAGGCAGCCAATTTAACTTTGGTTTGGAAGACTTAACAGACAACAAACCTGCTTATATAAACTTTACGTTAGAAACATTACAAAAGGGTTACCCGTTATTATTAGGTAAAGACAATGTTGTAGTTGAAATTCTTGAAACTATTCAACCTGGTAAGCGATTACTGGCTCTTGTCAAAGATTTGAAAGAAAGAGGCTATACGCTAGCACTTGATGATTATATTCACCAACCAGTTTGGCGTCATTTTTACCCGTATATTGATCTTATAAAAATCGATTTTCTAACCTGTACACCTGAATCTCTGCAGACGGTGATTGAAGCTATAAAGCCTCACCCACACATTAAGTTGTTGGCAGAAAAAGTTGAGACCCATGAGAAGTACCAACTGGCCATCGATATGGGTTTTAGCTACTTTCAAGGCTTCTTCTTTTCGAAACCTGAGATGGTGCAAAGCAAAACTTTACCACCGTCTGAGATGGCATTAGCTGAGCTTTTGTATGAAACATCGAGTATTGACTTAAATCTTAAAAAAATCACCGATGTATTTGAAAGAGATGTTAACTTATCTTACAAGTTACTGCGTTATTCAAACTCTGCAGCATTTAAACGTCGTGCTGAAATCAGCACCATCAAACAGGCACTTATCGTTTTAGGTAGCGAAGAAATTAAACGTTTCTTATCGCTGTTATTCGCCGCACAAGTGGCTGCAGATAAGCCTGCTGAACTCATCCGCTTATCACTCACGCGAGCTCGCTTTGCTGAGCTGTTAGCTATCAGTCATGGGCAATTACGCGATACTGGAATGGCATTTTTGACCGGTATGATGTCGCTTATGGATGCAATCTTAGATGAAGATATGCCAAGCGTAATGGGCAAATTACCGCTAACAAATGAAATTAAAGGTGCCCTTCTTCATGACGAAGGTTTATTAGCAACGTATTTACGCCTTGTAAAGTTTTACGAGCAAGCTGACTGGGAAAGTGCCAAAGAGATCCAACAACAACTCGGCCTCAAACCCGAAGAGGTGCCCGATGCATATCACGATGCATTGAACTGGTCGAATGAACAAATGTCTGTATTCGGCGACTAA
- a CDS encoding heme ABC transporter permease, whose amino-acid sequence MWKWLHPYAKADRAYQLCNTLLPYFAVVTVVCMIVGWVWGLAYAPADYQQKDSYRIIFIHVPSAILSMGAYSSMAIAAVIALVWQLRNAELAVIAIAPVGACVTAIALITGAAWGKPMWGAWWVWDARLTSELILLFLYLGVLSLYHAFEDKKAAGRAACILAIVGVINLPIIHFSVEWWNTLHQGATITKFDTKAIDPSMFWPLMVNIVAFAAFVGTVTLIRLKNEILQREKHRPWVRDMLERG is encoded by the coding sequence ATGTGGAAGTGGTTACATCCCTACGCAAAAGCAGATCGTGCTTACCAATTGTGTAACACCTTACTGCCTTATTTCGCCGTCGTTACGGTGGTCTGTATGATTGTTGGATGGGTCTGGGGGCTTGCTTACGCCCCAGCCGATTACCAACAAAAAGACAGCTACCGAATTATTTTTATCCATGTGCCTTCAGCTATTTTATCTATGGGCGCTTACTCTTCTATGGCGATTGCTGCAGTGATCGCACTAGTATGGCAATTACGTAATGCAGAACTCGCAGTGATTGCAATTGCACCTGTTGGGGCATGTGTGACAGCGATAGCATTAATTACTGGTGCTGCATGGGGTAAACCTATGTGGGGCGCTTGGTGGGTGTGGGATGCACGCCTAACCTCTGAGCTTATTCTGTTATTTTTATACCTTGGTGTGTTATCGCTTTATCATGCTTTTGAAGATAAAAAAGCGGCGGGTCGAGCAGCCTGTATTTTAGCGATTGTCGGGGTGATCAATTTACCGATTATTCACTTCTCGGTTGAGTGGTGGAACACCTTGCATCAAGGTGCAACCATTACAAAGTTTGATACTAAAGCCATTGACCCAAGCATGTTTTGGCCACTGATGGTGAATATTGTGGCATTCGCAGCGTTCGTCGGTACGGTGACGTTAATACGTCTTAAGAACGAAATTTTACAACGTGAAAAGCACCGCCCTTGGGTGCGTGATATGCTTGAGCGAGGTTAA
- a CDS encoding YebG family protein — translation MAVVVKYVVERNGVERMTFTTKKEADAYDKMLDIAESLELMLEKVDVPLSEQQIESLALEMAKEKDQFMAVLKGAKEAPAKPKKAKSDDNVADIKEKAAS, via the coding sequence ATGGCTGTTGTTGTTAAATATGTTGTAGAAAGAAACGGAGTCGAGCGCATGACGTTTACTACTAAAAAAGAAGCTGATGCGTATGACAAAATGCTCGACATTGCTGAGTCATTGGAACTAATGCTTGAAAAAGTTGATGTACCATTAAGCGAGCAACAAATTGAGTCACTGGCGCTTGAAATGGCAAAAGAAAAAGACCAATTTATGGCTGTACTCAAAGGTGCAAAAGAAGCACCTGCTAAGCCTAAAAAAGCAAAGTCAGACGATAACGTTGCAGATATAAAAGAGAAAGCTGCAAGCTAA
- a CDS encoding VacJ family lipoprotein, which produces MFRHSIFLIFFAVLAGCAQVPEEKADERDPLQSFNRPMYDFNMDVLDAYILRPAAVGYVTVTPMPVRRSIVNFTDNITAPTDMVNAGLQGKPGNMGISLARFLVNSTVGLFGFFDVASSLGLEIVDEDFGQTLGVWGVGDGAYLMIPGMGPSTVRNLTGDVVDNIVLPEIALTTPQTILVFALKAVEARASLIPQESLLNESLDPYIFVKDIYFQRQLYELHDGNPPMEKEPDDFDEDFLENL; this is translated from the coding sequence ATGTTTAGGCATAGTATATTTTTAATTTTTTTTGCTGTACTTGCAGGATGCGCACAAGTACCCGAAGAAAAAGCAGATGAGCGAGATCCATTGCAGTCATTCAATCGTCCTATGTATGACTTTAACATGGATGTGCTTGATGCTTATATTCTGCGCCCTGCTGCTGTGGGCTATGTTACAGTGACACCTATGCCTGTTAGGCGCAGTATTGTTAACTTTACTGATAATATTACTGCACCAACTGATATGGTTAACGCTGGTTTGCAGGGCAAACCAGGGAATATGGGGATCAGCCTTGCGCGTTTCTTAGTGAACTCTACGGTTGGCTTATTTGGCTTTTTCGATGTGGCCTCTTCATTAGGGCTAGAGATCGTTGATGAAGATTTTGGCCAAACGCTAGGTGTGTGGGGAGTAGGAGATGGTGCCTACTTGATGATACCTGGCATGGGGCCAAGTACAGTACGAAATTTAACGGGTGATGTAGTTGATAACATAGTATTACCTGAAATAGCGTTAACAACACCTCAAACCATTTTAGTGTTTGCACTGAAAGCGGTTGAAGCGCGTGCTTCTTTGATACCTCAAGAAAGTCTATTAAATGAGTCACTTGACCCGTACATATTTGTTAAAGATATCTATTTCCAGCGTCAATTATATGAGCTTCATGATGGCAATCCACCAATGGAAAAAGAGCCAGACGATTTTGATGAAGACTTCTTAGAAAACCTTTAA
- a CDS encoding DUF6170 family protein: MIYFFTSQIPELKVFKVRQRQQIIALALSHLSPMHKITLSVCKLAFLAPLFLGLAYFEGWMLLPWLLLAGVSYPLLTTPLENIFALPHLQTAIKEYKQGC; this comes from the coding sequence ATGATATATTTTTTTACCAGTCAAATACCTGAATTAAAGGTCTTTAAAGTGAGGCAGCGCCAGCAAATCATTGCCCTTGCACTTAGCCATTTGAGCCCTATGCACAAAATCACTTTATCTGTCTGTAAACTTGCTTTTTTGGCACCACTATTTTTAGGGCTCGCGTATTTTGAAGGATGGATGCTTCTGCCCTGGTTACTGTTAGCGGGGGTAAGCTATCCGCTTTTAACCACACCACTCGAAAATATATTTGCATTGCCACATCTGCAAACCGCTATTAAAGAATACAAACAGGGCTGTTAG
- the ccmI gene encoding c-type cytochrome biogenesis protein CcmI, with protein MALMWASFVLLTLIALLFVVVPFFKRERIQRLDHNANSELIRIYYQRLDELKDDLENQRIDAQMHDEAVVEQKRRLLNELSPEKALNSKGNNRIFALTGAGFLIVLTAIFYGYTGSQQQIKGWHDAMSNLKSYGERAVMQNGEPLTANELQAFALALRTKLDQSGDDEVAWMLLGRVAMSLNEFDMAKQSFDKVLKMNPDNKQVLISYSQVLLMEGNDANMSQAATMLSKVLKAEPTNIDAISLLALIAYERKDWLQAKTAFEVLLASMEQNDPRYSMIAERIAEIDAHLNNEQVTNTELADASNSEISITVDLDPALADSQPQNGTLFVFAKAASGPQMPLAVVKMTEYSFPLTVTLSDANAMVDGLNLSSVEQIILTARLSKDATVVTSSGELEGKSDVLERANVKEYSLLINELIP; from the coding sequence ATGGCATTAATGTGGGCTTCTTTTGTTTTACTCACACTGATTGCATTGCTGTTTGTTGTCGTGCCGTTTTTTAAACGCGAACGTATTCAACGCCTTGATCACAATGCAAACTCGGAATTGATCCGAATTTATTACCAACGTTTAGATGAGCTTAAAGACGATCTTGAAAATCAACGTATCGATGCACAAATGCATGACGAGGCAGTTGTTGAGCAAAAGCGTCGTTTACTTAATGAGTTATCACCAGAAAAAGCCTTAAACAGCAAAGGTAACAACCGTATATTTGCTTTAACAGGAGCAGGCTTTTTAATCGTTTTAACAGCTATTTTCTATGGCTACACTGGCAGTCAGCAGCAAATAAAAGGCTGGCATGATGCAATGTCAAATCTAAAGTCATACGGTGAGCGAGCTGTGATGCAAAATGGTGAGCCGTTGACTGCAAATGAACTTCAAGCATTTGCATTAGCGCTGCGTACTAAACTTGATCAAAGTGGTGATGACGAAGTAGCCTGGATGCTACTTGGACGTGTTGCAATGTCGTTAAATGAATTTGATATGGCAAAGCAGTCATTTGATAAAGTATTGAAAATGAATCCGGATAACAAGCAAGTGCTGATCAGCTACTCGCAAGTTCTGCTAATGGAAGGCAATGACGCGAACATGTCTCAGGCTGCGACTATGCTTTCAAAAGTGTTAAAAGCAGAGCCAACCAATATTGATGCAATCTCATTGTTGGCCCTAATTGCCTACGAGCGTAAAGATTGGCTGCAAGCTAAAACCGCGTTTGAAGTACTGCTAGCGAGCATGGAGCAAAACGACCCTCGTTATAGCATGATTGCAGAGCGTATTGCTGAAATTGATGCCCATTTAAATAATGAGCAAGTCACAAATACAGAACTAGCTGATGCTTCAAACAGTGAAATTAGCATCACAGTTGATTTGGACCCAGCACTTGCTGACTCACAGCCACAAAACGGCACGTTATTTGTTTTTGCAAAAGCAGCCAGTGGTCCGCAAATGCCATTAGCTGTGGTAAAAATGACAGAATATAGCTTTCCACTAACAGTGACGTTAAGTGATGCTAACGCAATGGTTGATGGCCTGAATTTATCGAGTGTTGAGCAAATTATTTTAACCGCGCGTTTATCGAAAGATGCAACTGTGGTAACTTCTAGCGGCGAGTTGGAAGGCAAGTCGGATGTCTTGGAGCGTGCTAACGTTAAAGAATATTCGTTGCTAATTAATGAGTTAATACCTTAA